The nucleotide sequence TAACTAAGTGCTTAAAAAGAAGTCCTACCACTCACTAAGTGGAATTTAGACTTGTGTCCCCACGTGCTGAACAGGGGGACCCACCAGTCCAGTGCATGCCACACCCCCTTATCTTCAGGTTAAAGAAGGGTTTATTAGGTTCAAGTGGACTTTGCAGACTACAAAACAATGATGCTGATGGGTGTCTCTAGGAACCTCTTTAGACTGGTCCAGGTTTGTTAATTTCTGCTCAGTGCTTATTGTGCCAGCTCCAGGGGGTCCTTGCAACAGCCTTCCAGTACTAGTGTTATGACACAAGACAACCCAGTGAGCCAACCTTCAAGTCCCTGCTTTCACAGCATGGACAAGACTGCCCTGGAGAGCCAATTCTGTACTGATCATTAGCATATCATTAGCTATATTTTCATGATTCAAAAATATTGTTCATGATCATTTGCTGTCATGAACCAGGCCTCCTGACAACATCAATTGTTGTGTAAACTGTCCTACAGTTTCAAAACTTCCTTTTCTGACACTGCATTAAGTacattttcatttagctttagGAAGGATACTGGTAGTAAAACAACATATGAAGCCATCTGATATACTTACCATTGTATCTTTGATAACAGTAGAAGTCCATCCATCAGTCACATACTGGGAATGCGAACTGTTTCCCTGAGGGCAATCAAAGCAGCGGTGCACATCATACCCATAGTTCATCAGCATTCTTAACATGACTTCATCTTTCAGAGCATACTGTAGAGCTGATGGAAAATGTGTTGTATTCACTCTGCAGAAGTAATTGACATTAGCCCCATGTCGGAGCAGTAGATTCATTAACTCATAGTTGCCCATTCTCAAGGCTATTTGGAGACAGTTGATGGGATCTTGGTTTGGCAGGGCTCCAGCATTCAACAGCAACTGTGCTGAACAGATATCCCCATTGGAAACAGCAAAGTACAACGCTGATTTCCGGTGGTCATCGTAGCCTTTGCGAACTCTTTGATCCAGCATAAAATTGGCATCAAACCCAGATTTGAGGAGAAACTCAAGGCACTGAGgatgtgctcctgctgctgctgagtgaACTGGACTTATCCCACTTTCTTTAATGGCATCAAAGTTAGTAACTGGAACTAAATATTTTAGGGctctaaagaattaaaaaaagaagaatctcaGAATCTTAAACATACTGGTTCACCTAGCTCAGTGTTTGAATTTCTCTGTGTTGCTGAGCTTCAGAATTCATCATGACTGTATACAATTTTCTTAGTCTACCAAATCAGTACCATGGCATGCTATACCTCTGCATTGACTTTAATTGCTAACGATTAAATTGTTAGCCAGCAATGGATACTGACTTCACACCTACTACgcataaaatattattatattatactACTATTCAGGAACAACCCCATTCCCTGCTAGCGAAATACTGATTCCTTCTCAATAGAAGCTTTTCCTGAATGTTGAGAGCACAGTATTATTGCTTAACCTATAGGAATTAGGGAatttaatagaatagaatagaatatatAACATGAATACatatataatttaatatatatGATACATTTAGGTTTAAACATAGATATAAAATACTAACATAGGAATTAAGAATCCTCAGATTCTTAACCACAGTGCAACATTCCTAGTATTGAAGACTTGTTTCTCACTTACTGGTTGTGATTTTAGCATAACTATCTTCCAGTAACCTTCCTGTCTTTAAAATAGGGATAACCTTATCCCCTAAgtctatttgtttatttatttagtacATTTAACTTCCTGTGATGGGGTGGAGATGAAGCATACCCAAAGAGAGTGAGGACGTCCCAAGAACCTCAACATCAGACTGCACAGCGTTACTATTTGTGGCAAGTGGGGAGATACTATAGGAATTAGTATGTTCATCCTAAAATGATGAATATTTTAGCCTGACCAGTCTCTTACATTTAGACACAGAAAACTCATATTTACACAATCAAAAAGAGTTCTACAAAACTACAGATTTGCTGCCTGCTTTGAATAACGTAGAATTAgcaaaattaatatttctcatgTCACCATTACTTGATTTTTAAGTATATTAACTCACAGAAAGTGTCCTCTATATGCAGCTCTGTGGATTGGCAAATGACCTGAGTGCTTTGGTACATTGGCATCAGCCCCATATTCTAGTAAAAGACTCAGAGAATCTggatttcctcctcctgctgcttcaaATAAAACAGAAGCACAATCCCTTGCCTGTGAAAGAACATTCGCACCTGGAAAGAAGCATCAAGGATTTTCACAGTTGTCACTGTAAATATCCAGCAATAATTAATATCTCCAACCCTCCAGTGATACAGTATTGTGAATTCTATTCTTCAGCAAATAAAACCACTATGGGCATAAACCTTCACGTTGGATCCTCGATTTTAGATGTGTTTATGTAATCCTGGGAACAAGAAGGTCCAAACTGCTTTGAACACAATTACATAGTAAGACTTGCTGCTAGAACTGGGCAAAGAAGGGGTTTGGTTCTTATTTATACAAACAATTGTTTTTTGGCTTACATACAATGCATTTCAATTCTTCTACTTTACAAAGACAGGTATAACTAAATATGAGGGAAGCCAGTCTCGAAACAGTTCATACAATCCAGTTCCAGCACTGCTGAGCCATCATACAAAATTCCCCACCACAAATGTCATCAGGCCTTCCCCTAAGGTGACCTGTCTACATGAGAAAAcaatattgcatttaaaaacaattacaacTGCTCtctaaaatattatttgaataTTATGAAAATGTAGTCTTTATCAGGCCTTTACTTAACTACATCACAACAATCCTCCTGGAGCAGatagcatttaattttctttagtaagggaaattatttctgctgctaTTTCCGAAGGTGTATTTTACAATAACCAGTTTTCATCCAATCACAGAACTTTCAGAAGACTAATAAAAATGTGTGTAAATAGGCTAACTactttatacacatatatatatgcacacacacacacacatatatatatcttaTAACATGAAATTTAAGATGCTAGGAATTCTTTAGATGGACCTCAACTCACGTGATTTGGGAGTCAAATTCTTCAAATATATTAAGATGCCAtccaaaaatgcaaacaaaatatcTGCTGCAGTGCGTCAGATTTGCTTGCAGTTTTGCAAAGCATTTACTGATGACTACTACTACAGTTTGCTACAAGtaagtaatctttaaaaatatattttgtatatgtTTGGATCTATTAACAATACAGGCTGTATATTCAGTAGCATGATAACAGTCCATTTCCTTTCACTTCAGTTATGCGAAGTTTTACTGGCTACTGAGCTAAGAACAATTTTTTGCCTCTGCATTTAGGAATAATTTTCTCTGTTGGAAAGAGGATTCACTTTCTCCCATTTGGGCTTTAAACATTTCAGTACTAACACACGTGGCTTACAATTTCTACTCACTTGAAGACTACCACCACAGAACCTACATGTTACTAAATCAATCTACTGAGTTGTAAAACAGAaccacagaatagctgaggtcggaaaggacctctggagatcatccagtccaagcctgtgctacagcaggttgcccggGACAGTGTCCAGTCAGGTTTATAGTacctccaaggatagagactccacaacctctctgagttACCTGTTGCAatgttcaaccaccctcacagaaaaaaagtgttttcttatgttcagacAGAATTTGCTAGGTTTTAAttggtgcccattgcctcttgtcctgttattgggcaccactgagaagaatctggctctgtcctctttacACCATCCCATCAGATACTTATAACACTGGCAAGATAGACCCCCACCCTGAGTGTTCTCTTCCTGTAACATCCTATGTAATAAAGTCTCACCTTTTTGCAATAAGAGCTCCATAATTTCTGTATGTCCAATCTGTGCAGCCAGTGCTAGAGGTGTAAGCCCATATCCACTGCGAGGGTCAGGATCTGCTCCAGAACGAAGAAGCAGCTTCACCAGATCCTTCCTGCCTAGTCTGGCTGCCTCATGTAAAGCAGTCCTCTTGTGGACACACTGCAAATTCACTTTTGCACCAGAACTTATCAACAAGGAGGCAATCTCATACGAGTCATGTTTAATTGCTGTAAGACAATAAGCGAAGTATCAGCCAGAATGTTTCAACACTATTCTATGCACTATGGCTTCTGTTACGTGGCAGCCCAGGAAAGCTCGAGCTGTTCCTGGCAGTGCTATTTATACACTGAGAAATGTCACACTACACTGAAAGGTTTTACTTATCAACAAGTCTGTTCTTTGTTTGCAGAAGAACATTAActattcaaatgaaaaattttatggtaatctctttttctctctgtaatcCCGTTGCGTTTGGTAATGCAACAGAATGCAACTTTCCTTGCCACTAGATGGAGATCCTATACAGGGACTTGGCCCAGTCAGGAGCTGGCCTGCTCAGCTCTATTGGATCTTCACAAACAGTTACCATAATatgaaacaaagtttaaaatgaCTGTGTCATATGCCCCCTTAGCTTAATAAGCCTGATCTGTTAAGTCAGTAAGGATCTTAAAAGAGTAATTTGCATTGGCTCCAGTGGATGGAATGAATAGGCAacacctttccctccttctctctttgATCTCCCAGGCTGTGCGGGGTAGAGCAGTGAGTGCCCTTCACTGAGACAGATTAGGCAGAGAAGCTTCATGTGCCACAGCTGCTTGAAATACCATTGACAGCATACTATAACCTGTGATATCCCATTATCTGTAACCTACATGGCTGCTTTAGATATATCCCATACATCCCTTTCTTGGGGGATGGTGCATTTTAATATAGTGCACTTCAAAAGTATTTAGGAATTCTCTACATCTTTTCTAAGCAGGTGGCCCTGACTAGAAGCTTTAGTCATTTCAAAAGGATGGACTGGGGGTCCAGTAAGGAAACTTACAGTGCTCCTTTAGAACTCAGACAATGAGAACAcgctttcctttttttggctaGGACTCAGTAAGAATAATAGCATCATAGCCCAAATTGAGGGAAGCAAATTAAATGaacacagaacattttttaaaagcatcttggAAAAATATGGTTCCTTACAAATCAAGAATTACAGTTCTTGTGCATGATCAAATTAAAATGGCATTCACATTAAAAGTGATACCAGGTATAGGACCTtcttcttcagttaaaaaaattcaaagagaaGTGAACCAAGAATTTAGGCCTGGCTAGCTTCTTCACTTGTCATACTTGGATTAATTCCAACAATGTCTGAATAGGGACAAACACTGTTTTATGCTCTACGTAATGCAGATAAATCAGGCTGGTTAGCTATaatttttgaaaatcaaaaccaattACCTTAGTTTTTGGAGAAAGAGAAGCTGATGCAATGAAAGAGATACCATGTAAGCAGAGAATATGAATGTTTTATGCCTGCAGACATGAAGGACAGTAATAGCATGAAAAAAGCAGGTGGACCTGGTTATCTGGCACCACTGCGTAAATGATGCCAAGGAAAGCAGAGGATGACACTCTGCACTTCGTGGAGAAAGCTATTTGATTCTTTGAGGAAAAAGTTGTATGTTCAACCTGAACCTCAAACTCTTTGCAACTGAGGGATGGAAAATGGCAGGCATCTGGAGCTCCCTGCATTGGATCAGACTTACGGGAAAGATTTTTAGCTCCTCCTAATTCTATGTTTCCCACACTTCAGTAGACCAATAAGGATAATACTTTAATTAATAAACAATGCTAAGAAATTTGTGGTGACAGTCCCTAACTTGGAATTGTCAGGTCATTTAAAGCCTtgattttgtttaagaaaaacgGACGGGGACAGACACATTCAATACTGAGATTAACATTTTTTGCTCCttatagcaaaatattttagacatTGATTTGAAGTCAAATATGTCAAATTGAAACCTAAAATGTGTAACTATAATCTCACCTCATTCCCTCACCTCTCCACCCCTAAATAAGGTATTCACCTATAACTAAAGGAGAATCTCCCTCTTCATTCTTAACATTGGGATTGCAGCCATTGAGCAGGAGAAAGTGGACATTGTCTACAAAGCAATTTCTTACTGCCACCAAGAGAGGTGTTTCCCCTTTTAGAGTGGTCTGTTCCCACGTAATGGCACGGGaggctgaaatacagaaaagcagaacaCATTTGAAGCTGGATGATTCATCAAACCCGACTTTGTAAAACTTTTTTGGTGGAAAACCAGAAGGACTCTGTACCTTTCAAAGTTATTTCGAGGATGTTCTTATTTAGCTGTGCTGCAGCTTCATGCACAGGAAGCCAGCCTTGCTGATCTGCTTCCTCAAAAGCAGAACTGTGCCTCACCAACTTCATCAACGCTTCTTCTTGACCTGTGAAATTTTAAGACAGACACATATCCCATTACTCatcataaaacaaaattcaggCAACTAATATATTGAGTGCCATTTATCCCATCAGTGTATCTAGAATAAAAAACTTGCTTtgtcaaagcaattttttctgaGGGGGTGGTTTACATGAACAGAACAATCAATGATTGACATTGACtcacaaagcattttaaattatacatTGAAAAAACTTGCTTATAATAGTACggttaaaatatttcaaatacaatCCTCTCATAAGCAACAGTGCATGCAAGTTTAATGTATAAACAGGTGTCCTAGTGaaactgtaggaaaaaatatttaggttggcaaaatgtcatggtttaaccccagccagcaactaggcaccatgcagccactcactcacttccccccccacccagtgggatgggggagagaattggggggaaaaaaaagaaaggtaaaactcgtgggttgagataagaacagtttaataggacagaaaggaagaaactaataatgataataataacaaaaataaaattataataataagaaaaggattggaatatacaagtgatgcacaatgcaattgctcaccactcgctgactaatgcccagttagttcccaagcagctatCCACCCTCTCTggacaactccccccagtttatatactaggtatgacatcacatgatatggaatatccctttggccagtttggttcagctgccctggttgcatcccctcccaacttcttgtgcccctccagccttcttgctggctgggcatgagaagctgaaaaatccttgccttagtataAACACCactcagcaacagctgaaaacatcagtgtgttgccaacattcttctcatactaaatccaaaacataacactataccagctactataaagaaaattaactctatcccagccaaaataaGGACATGAAAGTAAAATGAAGCTGATCTAATAGGGATGAGACTTATCTCGTTATTCCTACTTTTACTAACAGTCTTATTGGATCTTTAATCAACACAAGTGATTATGTTTTCAATTTTATATCTCATCAAGAAACAGCAAAACTTTCTTGGCTGGAAAGCCTGTTTAAGTAGACGCCTGGTTTCTGCTCTTGTTTTTTATCCCATCATTCCTGGGAGAAGGCAGTCTGCCCTCTGTTAGTTACAACTATAGGGTGGGGGGACAGACTGCTCTTAATCACTGCTGCTGAAGTTCTCGTACATATGGAAGAATTATATATTCATAAGGCCAGACAGCAACTGTAACTAGAGTTTAGACACATTCTCCATTGTGTATGGAACATTTATAGCATTTGCTTTTCCAGAAAAGACTTGGCTTCTTGATTTCTACTCCTCTAAATCTCTCTATAACTACTATGATGTGTGCAAGGACTGGACTGAAAGTTTCCCACTGCCAGAGAACTGTCCAAACAACTGTACTACTTATGCTCATTGTTTAGTTATCTCTGTGACTCAGAGATATAAATTGATTATATCACAAAAAGTAGAAGTTTCAGAGGAGCAGACTAAGAGCATCTCGTGCTGGAATACACTAAAGTTTGGCAATTAAGGAACAATTCTGGAACACTCTTGAGGCAGAGAAGGGATTTCAATCTGGGTATCTCACAAAGTGGCAAATGCTTCTATGAAGTATTAATTGACTGAGGGCCTTGCCATCCTGTTGTTTATATTACAAGAAAGGTCTGGCATTGTCCCCTAATTCCAGGAGATGAAGCACTGGAATCTGAGAGGAGTGACATTTGAATCCATGTTCCCATCTAATAAATTAGCTTTTGGGTGTCCTGTTTTTAGTTGCCTTACTCCTCCCAAGACTATATAAAGAAAAAGTGCAGTTAAATCACGTGATCAAACACCCAAAATGTAGGCATTACTCGACAGTGCAATATCCAAGTGATTCCTCGGAGTACAGGCTTAGTGCGGTGTATTTGTACTTAACTGTCCGAATTGCTGCAATTATCTTTCCATGTTCTTTGCTTGCAATATACTGGAAACTGcataaacagaacaaaaatagagAGATAAGTAAAAATTAATGTGAAGTTCAGGATATAATTATACCTTAATTTAAATACTCAAGTCTAGACTACATGTTAAAGTTCTGTAAGTTACGTAGGTTTTGTCAGGGTTTAACacattaaaacactttttttgttgGTCTTCCCCTGCCACTATAAATATTGGATTTTTCACACAAAGACAACAATTCAATACTAAAATGAGGGAAAGCTACCATACCAATCTATTTTTACATCACGTACTTATCTTCTTCATAAAGCCTTGTACTCATTTAGATATTGATGTAAAACATCATACATTCCATATTTTCGAGGAAATGGGTATACTTTTTCAGGGAGAACTCAGAACAAGTGAGCTACCAGTGGTTTCCAGTATCCATTAGACAAGGTCAGAGCGATACAACATACGGACTCACAAATGAAAATAAGGTTACTACATGCTTATAGTAATGTCAAGAAAACACCCAAAATAGAAGTAGTAACATACTACCTTTCATCCTCTGTTGCACTGCCACTGGTTTCAATTTTATGCTTATCTTGTAAGCTTTCCTGAATAGCTTGTTGGGTAGGGATTTCATCATCAGAATCATCATTGAACAGATACGTAGAATTATACATGGCAAATCAACACAACCTGGAtcacttttcaaaggaaaacccTGCTTTTTAATTGGAAGCAGATGTTAAATCTTCAGGTTAAATCTGGAATAACAGAAATAGCAATCGCTGGTTAAGTATCAAGAGAAATGaaacacagtttaaaataaattatacgGAACTTCTCCATCTCAAGCTTCAGCCTTCTCCCAATTATTTAATTTTGCACTGCAAAGAGTTATTCTATTTAGAACAGAGTAAAGGTTTTCTATTCCAATAACATGTGCTCACTTTTATCTCTGTTCCACAGACTGAACATACAGAATAGCTACTTGTTCTGGCATTACTTATtagacagcaacaaaaataagtaaaacctAGTTTTCAGATAAATACTCATTCCCTCTTAAGTTTTTTAGACACTCAAATATCATCACAATTGTGCTACGATGTTTCCTTAGTATGACAACAGATGTGTAATAAGACTCAGgatgttttttcagtttgttcacAGAAGGCCTAGAAGTGAAGGACAAGTCAAGGACATGAAAGTTTTTAATAATAGCTTTCGTTCAAACTGTTTCAATAAAGATATCATGAGGGCTATATCTTGTAGTCAGGAAAGTATTGTAGATTTGTGCTATTACATGCATCAGCCT is from Harpia harpyja isolate bHarHar1 chromosome Z, bHarHar1 primary haplotype, whole genome shotgun sequence and encodes:
- the ASB14 gene encoding ankyrin repeat and SOCS box protein 14, with translation MYNSTYLFNDDSDDEIPTQQAIQESLQDKHKIETSGSATEDESFQYIASKEHGKIIAAIRTGQEEALMKLVRHSSAFEEADQQGWLPVHEAAAQLNKNILEITLKASRAITWEQTTLKGETPLLVAVRNCFVDNVHFLLLNGCNPNVKNEEGDSPLVIAIKHDSYEIASLLISSGAKVNLQCVHKRTALHEAARLGRKDLVKLLLRSGADPDPRSGYGLTPLALAAQIGHTEIMELLLQKGANVLSQARDCASVLFEAAGGGNPDSLSLLLEYGADANVPKHSGHLPIHRAAYRGHFLALKYLVPVTNFDAIKESGISPVHSAAAGAHPQCLEFLLKSGFDANFMLDQRVRKGYDDHRKSALYFAVSNGDICSAQLLLNAGALPNQDPINCLQIALRMGNYELMNLLLRHGANVNYFCRVNTTHFPSALQYALKDEVMLRMLMNYGYDVHRCFDCPQGNSSHSQYVTDGWTSTVIKDTMFCEVITLSWLKHLSGKVVRVMLDYVDHVNICWKLEAVLKEQELWPDINLILTNPRALKHLCRLKIRECMGRLRLRCPVFMTFLPLPNCLKDYILYKEYDLYGQENFTGTYNLNCT